One Colius striatus isolate bColStr4 chromosome 10, bColStr4.1.hap1, whole genome shotgun sequence genomic region harbors:
- the LRRC8D gene encoding volume-regulated anion channel subunit LRRC8D → MFTLAEVASLNDIQPTYRILKPWWDVFMDYLAVVMLMVAIFAGTMQLTKDQVVCLPVLQSTVNSKAQPSVSGKADFTTVETTTGQGEDASMRTVSFESAPTVTPDVPLSRATSSQYQPTESGQELKKEQKDSSGRKTNLDFQQYVFINQMCYHLALPWYSKYFPYLVLIHTIILIVSSNFWFKYPKTCSKIEHFVSILGKCFESPWTTKALSETACEDSEENKQRLTGAQSLPKYVSTSSDEGSPSASTPMITKSGFKFSADKPMIEVPSVTILDKKDGEQAKALFEKVRKFRAHVEDSDLIYKLYVGQTVIKTVKFIFILCYTANFVNTISFEHICNPKVEHLIGYTQFECTHNMAYMLKKLLISYISLICVYGFICLYTLFWLFRIPLKEYSFEKVREESSFSDIPDVKNDFAFLLHMVDQYDQLYSKRFGVFLSEVSENKLREISLNHEWTFEKLRQHVSRNAQDKQELHLVMLSGVPDAVFDLTDLDVLKLELIAEAKIPAKISQMTNLQELHLCHCPAKVEQTAFSFLRDHLRCLHVKFTDVAEIPAWVYLLKNLRELYLIGNLNSENNKMIGLESLRELRHLKILHMKSNLTKIPPNITDVAPHLTKLVIHNDGTKLVVLNSLKKMTNVAELELQNCELERIPHAIFSLSNLQELDLKSNSIRTIEEIISFQHLKRLTCLKLWHNKIVNIPSSITHIKNLESLYLSNNKLESLPAAVFSLQKLRCLDVSYNSISLIPVEIGLLQNLQHFHITGNKVDVLPKQLFKCVKLRTLSLGQNCITSIPDKVSQLLQLTHLELKGNCLDRLPATLGQCQLLRKSGLVVEDHLFDALPLEVKEVLNQDTSIPFANGI, encoded by the coding sequence ATGTTTACCCTTGCAGAAGTTGCATCGCTCAATGACATCCAGCCAACTTACCGTATCTTGAAACCATGGTGGGATGTATTCATGGATTATCTAGCTGTTGTTATGTTAATGGTTGCCATTTTTGCTGGAACCATGCAGCTGACCAAAGACCAGGTGGTCTGCTTGCCTGTTTTGCAGTCTACTGTAAATTCAAAAGCACAGCCCAGCGTGTCAGGGAAGGCTGACTTTACCACTGTTGAGACAACCACTGGTCAAGGAGAAGACGCGTCAATGAGAACGGTTTCCTTTGAAAGTGCCCCTACTGTAACACCAGATGTACCTCTGAGCAGAGCTACCTCTTCTCAGTATCAACCCACTGAATCAGGCCAGGAGCtgaagaaggagcagaaagatTCTTCAGGGCGTAAAACGAATTTGGATTTTCAGCAATATGTATTTATTAACCAGATGTGCTATCATTTGGCTCTTCCTTGGTATTCAAAGTATTTTCCTTATCTTGTTCTCATCCATACTATCATTTTAATAGTCAGTAGCAACTTCTGGTTCAAGTATCCCAAGACTTGCTCAAAAATTGAGCATTTTGTGTCTATATTAGGGAAGTGCTTTGAGTCCCCTTGGACTACAAAAGCGTTGTCTGAAACAGCATGCGAGGACTCTGAGGAGAACAAGCAGAGGTTAACTGGTGCCCAGTCCCTGCCCAAGTACGTTTCCACTAGCAGTGATGAAGGAAGCCCAAGTGCCAGCACTCCCATGATAACAAAGTCTGGCTTCAAATTTTCAGCTGACAAGCCGATGATCGAGGTTCCCAGCGTCACTATTTTAGACAAGAAAGACGGAGAACAAGCCAAAGCGCTGTTTGAGAAAGTCCGTAAGTTCCGGGCTCACGTGGAGGACAGCGATCTGATTTACAAGCTCTACGTTGGCCAGACCGTCATCAAGACCGTCAAGTTCATATTCATTCTCTGCTACACCGCAAACTTTGTCAACACCATTAGTTTTGAACACATCTGCAACCCGAAAGTGGAACACCTGATCGGCTACACACAGTTTGAATGTACGCACAACATGGCTTACATGCTGAAGAAGCTGCTGATCAGCTACATTTCCCTCATCTGTGTCTATGGTTTTATCTGCCTCTACACTCTTTTCTGGCTGTTCCGAATACCTTTAAAAGAATACTCCTTTGAGAAGGTCCGGGAAGAGAGTAGCTTCAGCGATATCCCCGACGTCAAAAACGACTTCGCGTTTCTCTTGCATATGGTGGATCAGTATGACCAGCTGTATTCCAAGCGCTTTGGTGTCTTTTTGTCGGAGGTAAGTGAGAACAAACTACGGGAAATCAGTTTAAACCACGAATGGACTTTTGAGAAGCTGCGGCAGCACGTTTCCCGCAACGCCCAGGACAAGCAAGAGCTGCACCTCGTCATGCTGTCGGGGGTGCCCGATGCCGTGTTCGATCTGACGGATCTGGATGTGTTGAAACTGGAGCTGATTGCTGAAGCGAAAATCCCAGCAAAAATTTCCCAGATGACAAATCTACAAGAGCTTCATCTGTGCCACTGCCCTGCAAAGGTCGAGCAGACTGCTTTCAGCTTCCTCCGGGACCACTTGAGATGCCTTCATGTGAAATTCACAGATGTTGCAGAGATTCCAGCGTGGGTGTATTTGCTCAAAAACCTCCGTGAATTGTACTTGATAGGCAATCTGAACTCCGAAAACAATAAAATGATAGGGCTTGAATCTCTCAGAGAGCTGAGACACCTTAAAATTCTCCACATGAAGAGCAATTTGACCAAAATTCCCCCCAATATCACAGATGTGGCACCACATCTGACGAAACTAGTCATTCATAATGACGGCACTAAGCTTGTGGTACTCAATAGCCTTAAGAAAATGACTAACGTTGCGGAGTTGGAACTGCAAAACTGTGAACTGGAGAGAATTCCCCACGCCATCTTCAGCCTCTCTAACTTGCAGGAACTGGATttaaagtcaaacagcatacGCACAATTGAAGAAATCATCAGTTTCCAGCACTTAAAAAGATTGACTTGTTTAAAGCTGTGGCACAATAAAATAGTCAACATTCCTTCCTCCATTACCCACATAAAGAATTTGGAGTCTCTTTATCTCTCCAATAACAAACTCGAATCCTTACCAGCTGCAGTGTTCAGTTTACAGAAACTTAGGTGTTTAGATGTAAGCTACAACTCGATCTCATTGATTCCAGTGGAAATAGGTTTGCTTCAAAACCTGCAGCATTTTCACATCACGGGAAACAAAGTCGATGTTTTGCCAAAACAGTTGTTTAAGTGTGTTAAATTGAGGACTTTGAGCCTGGGACAAAACTGTATTACCTCAATCCCAGATAAAGTTAGTCAACTGTTGCAGCTGACTCATCTGGAACTGAAGGGAAACTGCTTGGACCGTCTGCCAGCCACGCTGGGACAGTGTCAGCTTCTCAGGAAAAGCGGCCTCGTGGTGGAAGATCACCTCTTTGACGCTTTGCCCTTGGAAGTTAAAGAGGTGTTGAACCAAGACACAAGCATTCCCTTTGCTAACGGGATTTAG